A DNA window from Halofilum ochraceum contains the following coding sequences:
- a CDS encoding ABC transporter permease: MTTRAGNSVYRRRWFEFLTPLGQPWKLILGVSIWVIFFGIWEVAVLSGWVNPLLVPSPVDVLVTLYELFAERGFLSDVGISIARILGSFGVACVIAIPLGILMGSFKAVEAFVNPFVSAWRYLPAPAFIPILLMWFGTGEEPKLALLFLGVIFFLITLIMDHTAQVRAELIETAMTLGGNRSQILWTVVVPAVLPNVLIAMRQMLAIAWTYLVIAEIIASTTGIGAMMMRARRFLHTDDIMAGILTIGVLGLLFDVMFRWLYRVLFPYLDQGER; the protein is encoded by the coding sequence ATGACAACGCGCGCCGGAAACAGCGTCTACCGTCGCCGGTGGTTCGAGTTCCTCACGCCGCTGGGGCAGCCATGGAAACTGATCCTTGGCGTCTCGATCTGGGTGATCTTTTTCGGGATCTGGGAGGTCGCCGTTCTCAGCGGCTGGGTGAATCCGCTGCTGGTGCCCTCACCGGTCGATGTTCTGGTTACGCTCTACGAATTGTTCGCCGAACGCGGCTTCCTGTCCGATGTCGGTATCAGTATCGCCCGTATTCTCGGCAGTTTCGGCGTCGCCTGCGTCATCGCCATTCCGCTCGGTATCCTCATGGGGTCGTTCAAGGCGGTCGAGGCGTTCGTCAACCCATTCGTGTCCGCCTGGCGTTACCTCCCGGCGCCGGCATTCATTCCGATCCTGCTGATGTGGTTCGGCACGGGCGAAGAGCCCAAGCTCGCGCTGCTGTTCCTGGGCGTGATCTTCTTCCTGATCACGCTGATCATGGATCACACCGCGCAGGTCCGGGCCGAGCTGATCGAAACGGCCATGACACTCGGAGGGAATCGCTCGCAGATCCTCTGGACCGTGGTCGTGCCCGCCGTTCTGCCGAACGTCCTGATCGCCATGCGGCAGATGCTGGCGATCGCGTGGACCTACCTCGTGATCGCCGAGATCATCGCGTCGACCACCGGGATAGGCGCCATGATGATGCGCGCGCGGCGGTTCCTGCATACCGACGACATCATGGCCGGCATCCTGACGATCGGCGTGCTGGGCCTGTTGTTCGATGTGATGTTCCGCTGGCTGTATCGCGTGTTATTCCCCTACCTCGATCAGGGCGAGCGTTAG
- a CDS encoding ABC transporter substrate-binding protein, producing MSWTFSKRHSLLATVLAASSLLLAGITPAQAKETVNIGLNVSWPGFSFLEVARQKGLAEEYDLNLTIFEDPLGGHAALAAGQIDVYLSTAEYTPFTIARDTDVALVSMLNISYGVDKVVMTKDLSPEELKGRKVAAPQAYIGEILAGMWLDSIGLAPDDVEWVNLNADEAVGPAMSGDLAAAYMYEPWVTRVLENIDAASVVADTRQPRYLNTGIFMDAMYMNTEFIKNRRTAAKDMIKARFQGVEYWNENTDEVNQLFADYLQWSKADVESVVGTNGKYLEDGLYMLDFNEVAQICGALDGDPPHGIKNGSMAASVQLTNEWWVKLGLMDEVYDPEAGYDCSLTEELVDEGFRQSISAN from the coding sequence ATGAGCTGGACTTTCTCCAAACGACATTCCCTGCTGGCCACGGTTCTGGCCGCTTCCTCCTTGCTGCTGGCCGGCATTACGCCGGCGCAGGCCAAAGAGACCGTAAACATCGGCCTCAACGTCTCATGGCCCGGTTTCTCTTTCCTCGAGGTGGCCCGCCAGAAGGGCCTGGCAGAGGAATACGATCTGAACCTCACGATTTTCGAGGATCCCCTCGGCGGGCACGCCGCTCTGGCGGCCGGGCAGATCGACGTGTACCTGAGCACGGCCGAATACACCCCGTTCACCATCGCGCGCGATACCGACGTGGCGCTCGTATCGATGCTGAATATCTCCTACGGCGTGGACAAGGTCGTGATGACCAAAGACCTCAGCCCCGAAGAACTGAAGGGCCGCAAGGTCGCCGCGCCGCAGGCCTATATCGGCGAGATCCTGGCGGGCATGTGGCTCGACAGCATCGGTCTCGCCCCGGATGACGTGGAGTGGGTCAACCTCAATGCCGACGAGGCGGTTGGCCCGGCCATGTCCGGCGATCTTGCCGCCGCCTACATGTACGAGCCCTGGGTGACACGGGTTCTCGAAAATATCGATGCCGCGAGCGTCGTGGCCGATACCCGTCAGCCCCGTTATCTGAATACCGGTATCTTCATGGACGCGATGTACATGAATACGGAATTCATCAAGAACCGCCGGACGGCGGCGAAGGATATGATCAAGGCGCGGTTCCAGGGGGTTGAGTACTGGAATGAAAATACCGACGAAGTGAATCAGTTGTTCGCCGACTATCTGCAATGGTCAAAGGCCGATGTGGAGTCGGTTGTCGGTACCAACGGCAAATACCTCGAAGATGGTCTGTATATGCTGGACTTCAATGAGGTCGCGCAGATCTGCGGGGCACTGGACGGGGATCCGCCGCATGGCATCAAGAACGGTTCGATGGCGGCGAGCGTCCAATTGACCAATGAGTGGTGGGTCAAGCTCGGTCTGATGGATGAGGTCTACGACCCCGAGGCGGGTTATGACTGCAGTCTGACCGAGGAACTGGTCGACGAGGGATTCCGTCAGTCGATTTCGGCCAATTGA
- a CDS encoding LysR family transcriptional regulator translates to MTARHTNVPNLTDFDLKLLRVFHAVVQCQGLAAAQPVLGLSLSTISIQLKQLEERLGFTLCERGRKGFALTEEGERIHDSLKPLFESIGGFRDVVAEVRGSLSGDLHFGVVDALATNPDASLPAAFQAFARQAPDVHLHVDVSSPEELSQGLVEGRYHCILTPVLPEPDSLDSVPVFEELQRLYCGVDHPLFAEEDTERILEALESATFVGKSYVSLPSIRDPRTQVEGPVVSHMESNALLILSGSYVGYLPEHFAAHWVQEGRMRALAPERIAFATRFYLATHKYHCSRSVQAFRDCMLEVLKPREAAADVASGGSD, encoded by the coding sequence ATGACGGCAAGGCATACCAACGTCCCGAACCTGACCGACTTCGACCTGAAGCTGCTCCGGGTCTTTCATGCGGTCGTCCAGTGCCAGGGGCTTGCCGCGGCGCAACCGGTGCTCGGTCTGTCGCTGTCCACCATCAGTATCCAGTTGAAGCAGCTTGAAGAGCGGCTGGGCTTCACCCTCTGCGAACGGGGCCGCAAGGGTTTCGCGCTCACCGAGGAAGGTGAACGCATCCACGACAGCCTGAAGCCGCTGTTCGAGTCCATCGGCGGCTTCCGCGATGTCGTCGCGGAGGTACGGGGCAGTCTCAGCGGCGATCTGCATTTCGGCGTCGTCGACGCACTGGCGACCAATCCGGACGCCTCGCTGCCAGCGGCGTTCCAGGCATTCGCCCGGCAGGCACCGGACGTACACCTGCATGTCGACGTCTCCTCGCCGGAAGAATTGAGCCAGGGGCTCGTCGAGGGCCGTTATCACTGCATCCTCACGCCCGTCCTGCCGGAGCCGGACTCGCTGGACAGCGTCCCCGTGTTCGAGGAGCTGCAACGACTCTACTGTGGCGTGGACCACCCCCTGTTCGCCGAGGAGGATACGGAACGGATCCTGGAGGCACTGGAATCCGCGACCTTCGTCGGCAAAAGCTATGTCTCGCTGCCCTCGATCCGCGACCCGCGCACACAGGTGGAGGGGCCCGTCGTATCGCACATGGAGAGCAATGCCCTGTTGATACTCAGCGGCAGCTATGTGGGCTATCTGCCTGAACATTTCGCGGCCCACTGGGTCCAGGAAGGCCGGATGCGCGCGCTCGCGCCGGAGCGCATCGCGTTCGCGACGCGCTTTTATCTCGCGACCCACAAGTACCACTGCTCGCGGTCGGTGCAGGCCTTCCGTGACTGCATGCTGGAGGTGTTGAAGCCCCGCGAGGCAGCGGCAGACGTGGCCTCGGGGGGATCCGACTGA
- a CDS encoding macro domain-containing protein, which yields MRVARDGRSIETRKGDITQQDVDAVVNAANGQLGPGGGVAGAIHRAAGPELWDACKPLGGCGVGEAKVTDGFALPARWIVHTVGPVYGRDEPSAELLAASYRNSLAAADGLGARSIAFPALSTGAFGYPMEEAAEVALRELLEGLPVCSSLSEVRMVLFSDADVAVHDPVLRRLADAAGWE from the coding sequence ATGCGTGTTGCGCGTGATGGACGTTCGATCGAGACGCGTAAGGGCGATATCACGCAGCAGGATGTCGACGCGGTCGTGAACGCCGCCAACGGCCAGTTGGGGCCCGGCGGCGGGGTCGCCGGGGCGATCCATCGCGCGGCGGGGCCAGAGCTGTGGGACGCCTGCAAACCGCTTGGCGGATGCGGTGTCGGTGAGGCGAAGGTCACGGACGGATTCGCGCTGCCGGCCCGCTGGATCGTGCATACGGTCGGCCCGGTCTATGGCCGCGATGAACCCTCGGCCGAACTGCTGGCGGCCAGCTATCGCAACAGCCTGGCCGCCGCCGATGGGCTCGGGGCCCGGTCGATCGCTTTCCCGGCGCTGAGTACCGGGGCGTTCGGCTATCCTATGGAGGAGGCAGCCGAGGTCGCGTTGCGGGAATTGCTCGAGGGCCTGCCGGTCTGCTCATCGCTGAGTGAAGTCCGGATGGTGCTGTTCTCGGACGCGGATGTGGCCGTCCACGACCCGGTCCTGCGGCGTCTCGCGGACGCCGCCGGTTGGGAATAA
- a CDS encoding class I SAM-dependent methyltransferase — protein sequence MDTQGVRDAYRRYARHYDLCFGAIFHPGRKLAIEQMGIQPGDSVLEVGVGTGLSIPEYPEGVHVTGIDVSTDMIRIAQERVERLELPNVSLMEMDAENMDFGDAQFDHVVAMYVLSVAPYPDRVINEMRRVCSKDGDLFIVNHFRHRNPIVSGAEKMIAPLSKLVGFRPDFAMDEFVDQTDLEVLETKPVNLFGYWTLLRASCEPRSASAAAA from the coding sequence GTGGATACCCAGGGCGTTCGCGACGCATATCGACGCTACGCACGGCATTACGATCTCTGTTTCGGCGCCATTTTCCATCCGGGCCGCAAACTCGCCATCGAGCAGATGGGGATCCAGCCTGGTGACAGCGTGCTCGAGGTCGGCGTCGGTACCGGGCTGTCGATCCCGGAATACCCGGAAGGGGTACACGTAACGGGGATTGACGTCTCGACGGACATGATCCGTATCGCGCAGGAGCGCGTCGAACGGCTGGAACTGCCGAACGTGAGCCTGATGGAGATGGACGCCGAGAACATGGATTTCGGCGACGCCCAGTTCGACCATGTCGTGGCGATGTATGTCCTGTCGGTCGCGCCCTACCCGGACCGGGTCATCAACGAAATGCGGCGGGTCTGTTCGAAGGACGGCGACCTGTTCATCGTCAACCATTTCCGGCATCGGAATCCGATCGTGAGCGGCGCCGAAAAGATGATCGCGCCGCTGTCCAAACTCGTCGGCTTCCGCCCCGATTTCGCCATGGACGAGTTCGTCGATCAGACGGACCTCGAGGTCCTCGAGACCAAGCCGGTCAACCTGTTCGGCTACTGGACCCTCCTGCGCGCCAGCTGCGAACCCCGCTCCGCCAGCGCCGCGGCGGCCTGA
- a CDS encoding 3-deoxy-7-phosphoheptulonate synthase, which produces MTYQTGDLRIREIRELKSPAEMIKPTDRAAETVHFGREQVQRIMDGDDDRLVVIVGPCSIHDPEAARDYATRLQRMREELGDDLLIIMRVYFEKPRTTVGWKGLINDPHLDGSFDINAGLETARQLLLDLADMQLPAGTEFLDLISPQYVADLVTWGAIGARTTESQVHRELASGLSCPVGFKNGTGGDVQIAVDAIGSASQPHHFLGVTAEGRSAIVETTGNPYSHVILRGGKQPNYDASSVDDVAEMLANAGLPQRIMIDASHANSRKKPERQADVARDIAHQVGRGDRRIFGMMLESHLVEGKQSGDGELTYGQSITDACMGWERTEGVLREIAESVRKRRKGEG; this is translated from the coding sequence ATGACGTACCAGACCGGTGATCTGCGCATCCGCGAGATCAGGGAACTCAAGTCGCCAGCCGAGATGATCAAACCGACCGATCGCGCCGCCGAGACCGTCCATTTCGGACGCGAGCAGGTACAGCGGATCATGGACGGGGACGACGATCGGCTGGTGGTCATTGTCGGGCCCTGTTCGATCCACGATCCGGAAGCGGCGCGCGATTACGCCACGCGCCTGCAGCGGATGCGGGAAGAGCTGGGCGACGATCTGCTCATCATCATGCGTGTGTATTTCGAGAAACCACGCACGACGGTGGGCTGGAAGGGACTGATCAACGACCCGCATCTTGATGGCAGCTTCGACATCAATGCCGGGCTCGAGACGGCGCGGCAACTGCTGCTGGATCTCGCCGACATGCAGCTGCCGGCGGGGACCGAATTCCTTGATCTGATCAGCCCGCAGTACGTGGCGGACCTCGTGACCTGGGGCGCGATCGGCGCACGGACCACCGAATCGCAGGTGCATCGCGAACTGGCGTCCGGGCTGTCGTGCCCGGTCGGATTCAAGAACGGCACCGGCGGCGACGTCCAGATCGCGGTCGACGCGATCGGCTCCGCGTCGCAGCCGCACCATTTCCTCGGCGTGACCGCCGAGGGTCGCTCCGCGATCGTGGAGACGACCGGCAACCCCTACAGCCACGTGATCCTGCGCGGCGGCAAACAGCCGAACTACGATGCCTCCAGCGTCGACGATGTCGCCGAGATGCTGGCGAACGCCGGCCTGCCGCAGCGCATCATGATCGATGCGAGCCACGCCAACTCGCGCAAGAAACCCGAGCGCCAGGCCGACGTGGCCCGGGACATCGCCCACCAGGTCGGGCGCGGCGATCGCCGCATCTTCGGCATGATGCTGGAAAGCCATCTCGTCGAGGGCAAGCAGAGCGGCGATGGCGAACTCACCTACGGCCAGAGCATCACCGATGCCTGCATGGGCTGGGAGCGCACCGAAGGCGTCCTGCGCGAGATCGCGGAATCCGTCCGCAAGCGGCGGAAGGGCGAGGGCTGA
- the hisG gene encoding ATP phosphoribosyltransferase, whose product MTRPLTIALSKGRILEQTLPLFAQAGIEPETDPDSSRRLILPTNRPDVRFVIVRAADVPTYVQYGGADIGVAGKDVLLEHGGEGLYEPVDLGIAACRLMLAGPAGGGGGPVGRARVATKYIRITHDWFAAQGRQVEIIKLYGSMELAPLVGLADWIVDLVDTGNTLRANGLEPYETIADITSRLIVNKAAMKTRNAEVRGMIDAIGEAVAAPTE is encoded by the coding sequence ATGACCCGTCCCCTGACGATCGCCCTGTCCAAGGGTAGAATCCTCGAGCAGACGCTGCCCCTGTTCGCGCAGGCGGGGATCGAACCCGAGACCGATCCGGATTCGAGCCGGCGCCTGATTCTGCCGACCAATCGGCCCGACGTCCGCTTCGTCATCGTCCGTGCGGCCGATGTACCCACGTACGTCCAGTACGGCGGGGCCGATATCGGTGTCGCCGGCAAGGACGTGCTGCTCGAGCACGGCGGCGAGGGCCTGTATGAACCGGTGGATCTCGGCATCGCCGCCTGCCGGCTGATGCTCGCGGGTCCGGCCGGGGGTGGCGGCGGTCCGGTGGGGCGCGCCCGCGTGGCGACCAAGTACATCCGGATCACGCACGACTGGTTCGCGGCGCAGGGCCGGCAGGTCGAGATCATCAAGCTGTATGGCTCGATGGAGCTGGCGCCACTCGTGGGGCTCGCCGACTGGATCGTCGATCTGGTCGACACGGGCAACACGCTGCGCGCGAACGGCCTCGAACCATACGAAACCATTGCCGACATCACGAGTCGGCTGATCGTCAACAAGGCCGCGATGAAAACACGCAACGCCGAGGTCCGGGGTATGATCGATGCCATCGGCGAGGCGGTCGCGGCCCCCACTGAATAA
- the murA gene encoding UDP-N-acetylglucosamine 1-carboxyvinyltransferase, which produces MDKLIISGGHPLQGQVRVSGAKNAVLPILAGSLLADGPVTIENVPHLNDVTTTMALLGRMGVHLTVDERMNIEVDSRYVEELYAPYDLVKTMRASILVLGPMLARHGTAEVSLPGGCAIGSRPVNLHLEGLRALGADVWVADGYIHARCKRLKGGRFVLDAVTVTGTENLMMAATLAEGTTVLENVAREPEVVDLANFLNSMGAQISGAGTDRIVIDGVQSLGGTRYRVLPDRIETGTFLCAAAMCRGKVMVRDTRPDLLDAVLTKLEATGAELNTGDDWISLDMHGRRPKAVHVRTAPFPAFPTDMQAQFSALNAVAEGSGSVTETVFENRFMHIQEMQRMGADMRVEGNTALITGVEELTGAPVMATDLRASASLILAGMVAKGETVVDRIYHIDRGYECIEEKLSQLGARIRRVPS; this is translated from the coding sequence ATGGACAAGCTCATCATCAGTGGCGGGCATCCGCTCCAGGGCCAGGTCCGGGTGTCCGGCGCCAAGAACGCCGTACTGCCGATCCTGGCCGGCTCGCTCCTCGCCGACGGCCCGGTGACGATCGAGAACGTGCCCCACCTCAACGACGTGACCACGACCATGGCCCTGCTGGGGCGCATGGGCGTGCACCTCACCGTCGATGAGCGCATGAACATCGAGGTCGACAGCCGTTACGTCGAGGAGCTGTACGCGCCCTACGACCTGGTCAAGACGATGCGTGCGTCGATCCTCGTGCTGGGCCCGATGCTCGCGCGCCACGGTACCGCGGAGGTATCGCTGCCAGGCGGCTGTGCCATCGGCTCGCGGCCGGTGAACCTGCACCTCGAGGGGCTGCGGGCGCTGGGCGCCGATGTCTGGGTCGCGGACGGCTATATCCACGCGCGCTGCAAACGCCTGAAAGGCGGGCGTTTCGTGCTCGATGCCGTGACGGTCACCGGTACCGAGAACCTGATGATGGCCGCTACCCTGGCCGAGGGCACCACGGTGCTGGAGAACGTCGCGCGCGAGCCCGAGGTGGTCGACCTGGCCAACTTCCTCAACAGCATGGGCGCGCAGATCAGCGGCGCCGGCACGGACCGTATCGTGATCGATGGCGTGCAGAGCCTGGGCGGGACGCGCTACCGGGTGCTGCCCGACCGGATCGAGACCGGCACGTTCCTGTGCGCTGCGGCCATGTGCCGCGGCAAGGTCATGGTGCGCGATACGCGCCCGGATCTGCTCGACGCCGTGCTGACCAAACTGGAGGCGACCGGCGCCGAACTGAACACCGGTGATGACTGGATCTCGCTCGACATGCATGGCCGGCGGCCGAAGGCGGTACACGTGCGCACGGCGCCGTTCCCGGCCTTCCCGACCGATATGCAGGCCCAGTTCTCCGCGCTGAACGCCGTGGCCGAGGGCTCCGGAAGCGTCACCGAGACGGTGTTCGAGAACCGCTTCATGCATATCCAGGAGATGCAGCGCATGGGGGCGGATATGCGCGTCGAGGGCAATACGGCCCTGATTACCGGGGTCGAGGAGCTTACCGGGGCGCCCGTGATGGCGACCGATCTGCGCGCCTCGGCGAGCCTCATCCTGGCGGGTATGGTGGCGAAGGGTGAAACGGTCGTCGATCGCATTTATCACATCGATCGCGGTTACGAATGCATCGAGGAGAAGCTCTCCCAGCTGGGCGCGCGGATCCGCCGCGTGCCGAGCTGA
- a CDS encoding MlaC/ttg2D family ABC transporter substrate-binding protein: MTTVWRATTRGLTVLLLGVLLATPLSAAAKPDPENAQAMVQDVTDRMLDVLRKDLDEADDEAEFLRRKMDEIVAPTLDFITMTKLAVGRYWRDASDDQKRALVTEFRELLLRTYAESLKEYDNEQLELLPLQPGDRDDRVKVRSRVIQSDGPELSVNYSLRFHDGEWKVYDIVIDGISMVTNYRSTFSNEIRSNGVDGLVSTLRAKNRANEDIETGS, from the coding sequence ATGACGACTGTGTGGCGAGCAACCACGCGTGGCCTGACCGTCCTGTTACTGGGCGTGCTGTTGGCTACACCCCTGAGCGCAGCCGCGAAACCGGACCCGGAAAACGCCCAGGCCATGGTGCAGGACGTGACCGATCGGATGCTCGACGTCCTGCGCAAGGATCTCGACGAGGCCGACGATGAGGCGGAGTTCCTGCGCCGGAAGATGGACGAGATCGTTGCGCCGACCCTCGATTTCATCACCATGACGAAGCTGGCCGTGGGCCGTTACTGGCGCGACGCGAGCGATGATCAGAAACGCGCCCTGGTGACCGAATTCCGCGAGCTGCTGCTGCGGACCTACGCCGAGTCGCTCAAGGAGTACGACAATGAGCAGCTCGAACTGCTGCCGCTGCAGCCCGGTGACCGGGACGACCGTGTGAAGGTCCGTTCGCGGGTCATCCAGTCCGATGGACCGGAGCTGTCGGTCAATTACAGCCTGCGTTTCCACGATGGCGAGTGGAAGGTGTATGACATCGTCATCGACGGGATCAGCATGGTGACCAACTATCGCTCGACCTTCTCGAACGAGATCCGCAGCAACGGCGTCGACGGTCTCGTGTCGACGCTGCGCGCGAAGAACCGCGCCAACGAGGATATCGAGACCGGCTCGTAA
- a CDS encoding MlaA family lipoprotein yields the protein MDQKRLALALIAVGVLLTGCATAPERGGAANDPLEPFNRRVHAFNDVFDRNIAQPVARGYNAVLPQPVNRGITNFFRNLGEVSVLVNSALQLKPRATVITANRLLINTTFGIAGVFDVASMMGAKPQDEDFGQTLGYWGADAGPYLVLPFLGPSSVRDGTGLVVDGWYDPINSIDDTATLTGMTVLRVVDTRARLLGTTDLLGTAAVDPYAYTRDAWLRRRVNQIYDGDPPPDALPDTGNGQGEDDFDPFSDEDDDLFDNGAGN from the coding sequence ATGGACCAGAAAAGACTCGCGCTCGCGCTCATCGCAGTCGGCGTACTGCTGACCGGCTGCGCCACGGCACCGGAACGCGGTGGCGCGGCCAATGATCCGCTGGAGCCGTTCAACCGGCGTGTGCACGCCTTCAACGACGTGTTCGACCGCAACATCGCGCAGCCGGTCGCCCGCGGGTACAACGCGGTGCTCCCGCAGCCCGTCAACCGCGGCATCACGAATTTCTTCCGCAACCTGGGCGAGGTGAGCGTACTGGTGAACAGCGCGCTGCAGCTGAAACCGCGGGCCACGGTGATCACCGCCAACCGGCTGCTGATCAATACCACCTTCGGCATCGCCGGCGTGTTCGATGTCGCCAGCATGATGGGCGCGAAGCCCCAGGACGAGGACTTCGGCCAGACGCTGGGCTACTGGGGCGCCGATGCCGGGCCCTATCTCGTGCTGCCGTTTCTCGGCCCGAGCAGCGTGCGCGACGGGACCGGCCTCGTGGTGGATGGCTGGTATGACCCGATCAACTCGATCGATGACACCGCCACCCTCACGGGCATGACGGTACTGCGGGTCGTCGACACGCGCGCCCGCCTGCTGGGCACCACCGACCTGCTGGGCACCGCGGCGGTCGATCCGTACGCCTACACGCGCGACGCCTGGCTGCGTCGGCGCGTGAACCAGATTTATGACGGCGACCCGCCGCCCGACGCACTGCCGGACACCGGCAACGGCCAGGGCGAAGACGATTTCGATCCGTTCTCGGACGAGGATGACGACCTCTTCGACAACGGCGCCGGGAACTGA
- a CDS encoding calcium/sodium antiporter gives MLISIAAVVFGLALLVWSADRFVLGASATARDLGVSPLVIGLVIVGFATSSPEMLVAGFAAMQGNPGLGIGNAVGSNIANIALILGVSAILRPLVSSSNILTRELPLLIGVSVIAVLVMLDGGFSRVDGVLLLLLMAGAMVFILRQAVSEQEGDDPLAAELTEQIPGTLPLRQAVFWLVLGFVLLMLSSRMLVWGGVNIAETLGVSDLVIGLTIVAVGTSLPELAAAAAAVLKNEYDLVLGNVIGSNLFNTLAVLGLPAVIAPGAIPPEVLTRDLPVMCVLTLLLVPALFHRRGRSGRIGRVEGVLLLASFLGYQSWLFITL, from the coding sequence ATGCTGATTTCCATCGCCGCCGTCGTCTTCGGCCTCGCCCTGCTCGTGTGGAGCGCGGACCGGTTCGTGCTGGGCGCGTCGGCGACCGCCCGCGATCTCGGTGTATCGCCGCTGGTGATCGGGCTGGTGATCGTCGGCTTCGCCACCTCCTCGCCCGAGATGCTGGTCGCCGGCTTCGCCGCAATGCAGGGCAATCCCGGACTCGGGATCGGCAATGCCGTCGGCTCGAATATCGCGAACATCGCACTGATCCTCGGTGTGTCCGCGATCCTGAGGCCACTGGTCAGTTCCTCGAACATCCTCACGCGGGAACTGCCGCTGCTGATCGGCGTGAGCGTGATCGCGGTGCTGGTGATGCTCGACGGCGGCTTCAGCCGCGTCGACGGCGTACTCCTGCTACTGCTGATGGCCGGCGCGATGGTGTTCATCCTGCGCCAGGCCGTCAGCGAGCAGGAAGGCGACGACCCGCTGGCGGCGGAACTGACCGAGCAGATCCCGGGCACACTGCCCCTGCGTCAGGCGGTTTTCTGGCTCGTACTCGGCTTCGTACTGCTGATGCTGAGCTCGCGCATGCTCGTCTGGGGTGGCGTCAATATCGCGGAAACGCTCGGTGTCAGCGATCTCGTCATCGGCCTGACCATCGTCGCGGTCGGCACCAGCCTGCCGGAACTCGCGGCAGCGGCGGCGGCCGTTCTGAAGAACGAGTACGATCTCGTCCTCGGCAACGTGATCGGCTCCAACCTGTTCAATACGCTCGCCGTACTCGGTCTGCCCGCGGTAATCGCGCCCGGCGCGATCCCGCCGGAGGTGCTCACGCGCGACCTGCCGGTGATGTGCGTGCTGACGCTGCTGCTGGTCCCGGCCCTGTTCCACCGACGTGGCCGCAGCGGACGCATCGGCCGCGTCGAAGGCGTGCTGCTGCTCGCCAGCTTCCTTGGCTACCAGAGCTGGCTGTTCATCACGCTCTGA
- a CDS encoding KpsF/GutQ family sugar-phosphate isomerase, translating to MATPARAPELSEAERTRLRELGLAVIRTEANAVSALADRIGDDFTRACELMLACQGRIVVFGMGKSGHIGGKIAATLASTGSPAFFVHPGEAGHGDLGMVMPDDVVIALSNSGETSEIRTLVPLLKRQGIPLIALTGRPRSSLAEAATVHIDVGVAEEACPLGLAPTASTTAALAMGDALAIALLENRGFTAEDFARSHPQGSLGRRLLLHVGDIMASGEAVPRIPLGAPFREALVEMSTKGLGTTAIVDGDDRVAGIFTDGDLRRTLDHHNDLQSLVIDEVMTASCVTVGPEMLAAEALALMEERRINALLVVDAEGRLTGALNMHTLLRAGVV from the coding sequence ATGGCCACGCCCGCCCGCGCGCCCGAACTGTCCGAGGCCGAACGCACGCGGCTGCGTGAACTCGGCCTGGCGGTCATCCGCACCGAAGCCAACGCCGTGTCCGCTCTGGCCGACCGGATCGGCGACGACTTCACCCGTGCCTGTGAACTGATGCTGGCGTGCCAGGGGCGCATCGTGGTCTTCGGCATGGGCAAGTCGGGGCATATCGGGGGCAAGATCGCCGCCACGCTCGCGAGCACCGGTTCGCCGGCGTTCTTCGTGCACCCGGGCGAGGCCGGCCACGGCGATCTCGGCATGGTCATGCCCGACGATGTCGTGATCGCGCTGTCGAATTCCGGCGAGACCTCCGAGATCCGCACGCTGGTGCCCCTGCTCAAGCGCCAGGGCATCCCGCTGATCGCCCTGACCGGGCGGCCGCGGTCCTCGCTCGCCGAAGCGGCCACCGTCCATATCGATGTCGGCGTGGCCGAGGAGGCCTGCCCGCTGGGCCTGGCGCCGACCGCGAGCACGACCGCGGCGCTCGCCATGGGCGACGCGCTCGCCATCGCCCTGCTGGAGAACCGGGGCTTCACCGCCGAGGATTTCGCGCGTTCGCACCCCCAGGGCAGTCTGGGCCGACGCCTGCTGCTGCATGTCGGCGATATCATGGCCAGCGGCGAAGCGGTGCCGCGCATCCCGCTCGGCGCCCCCTTCCGTGAAGCCCTCGTGGAGATGAGCACGAAGGGGCTGGGGACGACGGCCATCGTCGATGGCGACGACCGCGTCGCCGGCATCTTCACCGACGGCGACCTGCGGCGTACGCTCGACCACCACAACGATCTGCAATCACTGGTGATCGACGAGGTCATGACGGCCTCCTGCGTCACGGTCGGGCCCGAGATGCTGGCGGCCGAGGCACTGGCACTGATGGAGGAGCGGCGCATCAACGCGCTGCTGGTCGTCGACGCCGAGGGGCGTCTGACGGGCGCCCTCAATATGCACACGCTGTTGCGCGCGGGGGTCGTATGA